DNA from Sphingomonas psychrotolerans:
AACGGCTCCGGATCGAGCGCCCCGCTGGCGCGCATCGCGAAGAAGGCGCGCTTGTAATCCTCGGCCATCGTCTCGTGCTGCCCCGCCTCGGCCTGCGGAAGCAATTGCGCGATGGCGGGAACGAGGCTCAGCCCGACGATCCGCCGGATCGCCGCGCGCGGCGGCGGATCCAGCCGCGAGACGGCGAAGCATTCCTCCATCGCGCGGCAGATATTGGCCTGGCTGTCGACGAGCGTGCCGTCGCAATCGAAGATCGCGAGGCGGTTCATCGGAGACGCTCGATGACGAGCCCGACGTCGCTGCATCGGCCGAGTGAGATTTCGCCGGCGTGGAGCGGCGGTTCGACGCGGACTTTTCCGGTAATCGTTATCGTCGAGCCATCGCGTCGCAAGAGCTGCTCACGAAACGCGCCTGCGTTCCAGAGCGTGATGCAGGCGGGTGCCGCTTCGGGCGTATAGTCACGATACGATGCCTGCGATTGCCACACGCCTCGCGCGTCGTCCCCATACCGAAGGAAACCACGGACTTCGATGCGCTGGCCATCATTGGCAGAGAAGGCGGACAGGACATCGATCGGCTTCGTGGCGCCGTGCGCTACACAGCCCGTCAATGCGGGAGCGGCGAGAGCCAGACCCAACCACGGCCGCTTCTCTCTGGCGCGCATCTAGTCCTTCTGGCCCCTGCCGCGCCGCTCGCCGCGGCGCTCCTTGCGCACCGATTTGGCGTGCGCGCGACCCTGCGCCTTTTTCTGCTCGCGGCTCATCGGCGGCCGATCGTCGAGCGCATTGGTGTTGCCCAGACTGAGGTCGAAGCCGAGCGTGTGCATCGATTCGGCGAAATGCTTGGGCAATTCGGCCGTGACGTCGATCTTGTCGCCATCGGGATGATCGATGCGGATGCGGCGGGCGTGGAGATGCATCTTGCGGGAGATGCCGCCGGTCAGGAACGCTTCCTGCAGCCCGTATTTGCCGTCGCCGACGATCGGGTGGCCGATCGCCGCCATGTGGACGCGGAGCTGGTGGGTGCGTCCGGTGAGCGGCTGGAGCTCGACCCACGCGGTGCGGTTGCCCGCCTGTTCGATCACGCGGTAGCGGGTGCGGCTCGGCGCGCCTTCCTTGGTGTCGACCTGCATCTTCTCGCCGCCGGTGCCCGGCTGCTTGCCGATCGGCAGCTCGATCAGGCCGTCCTCGATCTCGGGCACGCCGACGACCAGCGCCCAATAGAGCTTGCGCGCGCTTCGCCCCGAGAAGTGCTTGGAGAAGAAAGCGGCGGCGCGCGACGTGCGGGCGAGCAGCAGCGCGCCCGAGGTATCCTTGTCGAGCCGGTGGACGAGCTTGGGCCGGCCTTCGGCCTCGAACTGGAGCGCGTCGAGCAGCCCGTCGACATGCTCCGTCGTCTTGGTGCCGCCCTGCGTCGCGAGGCCGGGGGGCTTGTTGAGCACGATCGCCTGCGCGTCCTGATGGATCACCATCTCGCGGATGAACGCGGTCTGCTCGTCGCTGAGCGGCGGGCGGTCCGATTTGGGCTTGGCGGGCCCTGCCTTGACCGGCTCGGCCGGGGGCACCCGGATCGTCTGTCCCGCCGCGATGCGGTCGCCCGGATCGGCGCGCGCACCGTCGACGCGCAGCTGGCCGGTGCGCGCCCAGCGCGAGACGATGTTGAAGCTCGATTCGTCGGGCAGATGCCGCTTGAACCAGCGATCGAGACGGATGCCGTCGTCGTCTGCGCCGACGATGAACTGGCGGACGTCGTTGCTCATGCCACTGCCCTTGCCATGCCGAGGCCCAGTGCGAGCGCTACGACCGAACCGACCACCGAGGCGAGCACATAGCCGAGCGCCACGCCCCAATCGCCGCGCTCCAGCATCAGCATCACGTCGAGTGAAAAGGCCGAGAAAGTGGTGAATCCGCCGAGCACGCCGACGCCGAGCAACAGCCGCCATTGCTCGCCCTGCGCGCCGAAGCGGACGAGGCCGCCGGCGAGCAGGCCCATTGCGAGCCCGCCGATCAGGTTCACGGCGAGCGTGCCCCACGGAAAGTTCGGGCCGAGCAGGTCGAGCGTCGCCCGCCCGACGAGATGTCGGGCGCCGGCGCCGAACGCGCCGCCGAGCATGACTAGAAGAAGTGAAGGCATATCGCGCCGGTAGCGCGGTTTGCTCTTCAGGGGAACCGCGCTGTTCGTGTGCGCCGGATCAGATGCCGTTATTGGCGACCAGATCCACGTCGGTGCCGCCGTCCTTGCGCCTGGTCAGGAACAGCACATAGGCGCCGTCGTCGCGGCTCCGCGTACCGCCGAGGACATGCTGTGCGCCGTCGCGCTGATGCTCCGAACTGTAGCCGGCACGGGTGGCCCTGGTGTAATACCAGTCGAGCAGCGCGTCGATCGACTGGGCGGCCGAGAAGCTGACCACGCGCAATGCGCAATTGCCGCCTTGGGCGCCTGCCGCTTCGGTCACCCGTGCTTGCGGATAGAGCGGCAGATCGGCGGGAAGCCGCTGCGCCCAGGCGGCCGAATATTTGAGCGCGCCGGCGCAGCCCTTGATCCGGGGGTTCTTCTGCCGCGCCGCGATCCCGCCGAGAGTCACTGCCTCGCGCGCTGCCGCGCATTCGGGGCAATCCTTGCCGGCGACGGGGGCGGGGGCCTTGATCAGGCCGGCGGTGTCGACCTTCTCGCCGTTGGTGGCGACTCCGTCGGCTGGGACGCCTCCCGAATAAGGCTGGGAAGGCGGGCGGATCGCATCGCCATTGGCCTGGCGGCCGAGCTGGGGGTCGACCATGATCTGGTCCTGCAGCGCGGTGGTGACCGCCGGGTCGGCGGCGTTGCCGAGTTCCGCATCGCTCATCATGTTGTTGGCATTGTCGGGCCCGCCGCAGCCGGCCAGCGCCAGCGGCAGGAAGACGAACAGGATGAAACCGAGGGTGCGGACCATGCGCAAGACGCTCCTTTGAACGTCGAGGTCATGCCGCAGCAAGGTTAAGGAACCCTTTGGAGATACCGATGCGCTTTAGCTTGCCAACACACCCTCGAGGCACCATATTCGCCGAATGCTGAACATCGTCTCCATCCTGATCGGTTTGTTCGCGGGGCTCTTCGCGCTGGTCGGAGTGATCCCGTTCCCGCTGGTGCCGCTGCTCAACTGGGTCGCATTTCCGCTCGCCCTGGTCGGCACGGTGATCGGGATGCTGTCGAGCAGCAATTCCGGGCGC
Protein-coding regions in this window:
- a CDS encoding RluA family pseudouridine synthase, translated to MSNDVRQFIVGADDDGIRLDRWFKRHLPDESSFNIVSRWARTGQLRVDGARADPGDRIAAGQTIRVPPAEPVKAGPAKPKSDRPPLSDEQTAFIREMVIHQDAQAIVLNKPPGLATQGGTKTTEHVDGLLDALQFEAEGRPKLVHRLDKDTSGALLLARTSRAAAFFSKHFSGRSARKLYWALVVGVPEIEDGLIELPIGKQPGTGGEKMQVDTKEGAPSRTRYRVIEQAGNRTAWVELQPLTGRTHQLRVHMAAIGHPIVGDGKYGLQEAFLTGGISRKMHLHARRIRIDHPDGDKIDVTAELPKHFAESMHTLGFDLSLGNTNALDDRPPMSREQKKAQGRAHAKSVRKERRGERRGRGQKD
- the crcB gene encoding fluoride efflux transporter CrcB → MPSLLLVMLGGAFGAGARHLVGRATLDLLGPNFPWGTLAVNLIGGLAMGLLAGGLVRFGAQGEQWRLLLGVGVLGGFTTFSAFSLDVMLMLERGDWGVALGYVLASVVGSVVALALGLGMARAVA